The Spirosoma foliorum genome has a window encoding:
- a CDS encoding T9SS type A sorting domain-containing protein translates to MRLLLLFMGCCLAISGMAQAPQQKLRIQITYEKAGQYLEQAVETIEATNIVGKAAHAEYQAGQSVTMLPGFEAKNGSTFVAQIKNVEINGESALQLTAYPNPFQQSTTIKYYLPNDGIVNLWVIDTQGKIIGQLVKSENQSAGQHSLEWTPSALSDGIYIPIIESNQKKAVTRVVKK, encoded by the coding sequence ATGCGACTTTTACTTCTATTTATGGGTTGTTGTTTGGCCATTAGTGGGATGGCACAAGCTCCTCAGCAGAAATTACGTATTCAAATAACCTACGAAAAAGCAGGTCAGTATTTAGAACAGGCAGTAGAGACAATAGAAGCTACAAATATTGTTGGCAAAGCTGCTCATGCCGAATACCAAGCGGGTCAATCAGTCACTATGTTGCCTGGTTTTGAAGCAAAAAATGGCAGTACATTTGTTGCACAGATAAAAAATGTTGAGATAAATGGCGAATCTGCGCTACAGCTGACAGCCTATCCTAATCCGTTTCAGCAATCAACTACTATCAAATATTACCTTCCTAATGATGGAATCGTAAATTTGTGGGTTATTGATACTCAAGGGAAAATTATAGGACAATTAGTGAAATCCGAAAATCAATCTGCTGGACAGCACAGCTTAGAATGGACGCCATCTGCTCTGAGCGATGGTATATATATACCAATAATTGAATCTAATCAGAAGAAGGCTGTCACTCGTGTAGTCAAAAAATAA
- a CDS encoding sugar transferase, translated as MRHRYSILFFPLHVIIDFLSLNTAFVGAYWIKFQTLEAVSEAPYASLWWLFNVIWLVEILVLKPYIYPRQLFKSGHLVRQLLLLTFIHVAIIAVCWIAIQGYYYSREHLLITYIFFLALGAIFRIGGVLFLKEYRARGYNNRRYIIVGYGKLANTIRAFYDVHPEMGFHFCGYFDEPTVENSEFLRGEYEGLIDYIRTNHIDCVYCCMPYMDNERLKSIAENAETFDYQVKILVDFRGFLARSTSIEYHDVLPVLNLSSGLLSDFRVSILKRSFDIVFSLLALILGIPLFLLIAAITRITSTGPIFYAQERIGQGGKPFKIYKFRSMYVDAEKTGPVLSGGLLDNRITPWGRFMRKTRLDEIPQFYNVLIGDMSVVGPRPERQYFIDQIVEIAPEYRSLLSVKPGITSIGQIKYGYAASIDEMVQRLRYDLLYPKRRSFLFDMWIIAQTLRVMAQGRGK; from the coding sequence ATGAGGCATCGCTATTCCATACTGTTTTTCCCACTTCATGTAATCATTGATTTCTTGAGCCTCAACACGGCTTTCGTTGGGGCATATTGGATTAAATTTCAGACGCTTGAGGCTGTCTCAGAAGCTCCTTACGCATCTCTTTGGTGGCTTTTTAATGTAATCTGGCTGGTTGAGATATTAGTGTTAAAACCCTATATATACCCTCGACAGTTATTTAAATCTGGCCATCTGGTACGACAACTACTTTTATTGACCTTTATCCATGTTGCTATTATTGCCGTGTGCTGGATAGCGATTCAAGGCTACTATTATTCTCGTGAGCACCTTCTTATTACGTATATATTCTTTTTAGCTCTTGGTGCAATTTTCAGAATAGGTGGTGTATTATTCCTAAAAGAATATAGAGCAAGAGGATATAATAACCGACGATATATTATTGTCGGCTATGGTAAATTAGCAAATACAATTCGTGCCTTCTACGATGTACATCCAGAAATGGGCTTCCATTTTTGTGGATATTTTGATGAGCCTACCGTTGAAAATTCCGAATTCCTTCGGGGAGAATACGAGGGTTTGATAGATTATATACGTACCAATCATATTGATTGCGTTTATTGCTGTATGCCTTATATGGATAATGAACGCCTAAAATCTATTGCTGAAAACGCTGAAACATTTGACTATCAGGTGAAAATTTTAGTAGATTTCAGAGGATTCTTAGCGCGGAGCACATCAATCGAGTACCATGATGTATTACCAGTCCTCAATCTCTCATCAGGCCTACTTTCTGATTTTCGTGTAAGTATATTAAAGCGGTCATTTGATATTGTTTTCTCATTGCTGGCATTAATTTTAGGTATACCGTTATTTCTGCTAATTGCAGCTATAACACGGATAACATCAACTGGGCCCATTTTTTATGCTCAGGAGCGTATTGGGCAAGGAGGAAAACCTTTTAAAATTTATAAGTTTCGTAGTATGTATGTAGACGCTGAAAAGACTGGACCAGTACTTTCAGGTGGACTGCTTGATAATCGAATTACACCATGGGGACGCTTTATGCGTAAAACTCGCCTTGACGAAATTCCTCAATTTTATAATGTATTGATCGGGGATATGTCAGTAGTTGGCCCTAGGCCAGAACGTCAATATTTTATTGACCAAATTGTTGAAATTGCACCAGAGTACCGCTCTTTGTTAAGTGTAAAGCCTGGTATTACATCTATCGGTCAAATTAAATATGGTTATGCAGCTAGCATTGACGAGATGGTGCAGAGGTTGCGTTACGACTTGCTTTATCCCAAACGACGTTCATTCTTATTTGATATGTGGATCATTGCCCAAACTCTTCGAGTAATGGCGCAAGGCCGCGGTAAGTGA
- a CDS encoding tail fiber domain-containing protein, whose translation MRKVFTNGWKITLLVWLVISKGYSQIRIGPSSGTIVSSASLQVISGPYSLGSLYRGLLPPIVTTSLRSQIQSPATGLLIYNSSTNQIEVNTGSPSAPIWTAGGAASGAANSWNLSGNAGTTSGNFLGTSDNTPLYFRVNNQNSGRIDQLQNNVALGYLAFSSGATGTGNTALGTLALASSTSGNYNTALGLQALTSNTSGTGNTALGTVALLSNTTGQNNTASGYRSLYSNTTGQGNTALGSVALMTNSSGNNNTALGTVALTSNTTGANNTASGAGALQKNTTGYENTAVGSNASASNTTGYSNIAVGTDALYNNLDGHDNTAFGGSALLNNTSGPGNMASGNLALRLNTTGANNTASGTIALQNNTTGSYNTALGYNSGPSTGNLNNATAIGANAIVNASNQIVLGDNSISSLRCNVQTISTLSDKRIKEDIRANVPGLNFIIKLNPVTYHINKLKEAKLLSYSVSNIKDDTVLHSGFLAQDVEAAAKEVGYDFEGVRQEEGGRYYTLGYTLFVMPLVQAVKDLNAEVEKLKDKVLANEMAYKQLADQVKRMQNLIGVSQEEKSAKNGGNNKIPR comes from the coding sequence ATGAGAAAAGTGTTTACAAACGGCTGGAAAATCACTTTATTGGTTTGGTTAGTAATTAGTAAAGGGTATTCCCAGATACGTATAGGCCCATCTTCTGGAACTATAGTCAGTTCTGCATCGCTTCAGGTCATTTCAGGCCCTTATAGTTTAGGTAGTCTATATAGAGGTTTATTACCTCCAATTGTAACTACTTCATTACGAAGCCAAATTCAAAGTCCGGCTACCGGGCTACTAATTTACAATAGTAGTACTAATCAGATTGAAGTAAATACAGGTAGCCCTAGTGCCCCAATATGGACAGCGGGAGGAGCCGCCAGTGGTGCTGCTAACTCGTGGAATTTAAGCGGAAATGCCGGTACAACTAGTGGTAATTTTCTTGGAACGTCGGATAACACTCCTTTATATTTTAGAGTAAATAATCAAAACTCAGGCCGAATTGATCAATTACAAAATAATGTTGCTTTGGGTTATCTTGCCTTTAGTAGTGGAGCAACTGGAACAGGTAATACAGCTTTGGGAACTCTAGCATTGGCCAGTAGTACAAGCGGTAACTATAATACAGCTTTAGGTTTGCAGGCCTTAACTAGCAACACCAGTGGTACTGGTAATACAGCTCTAGGAACTGTTGCACTACTTTCTAATACCACTGGGCAGAACAACACAGCTTCGGGCTATAGATCTTTATATTCAAATACCACCGGACAGGGTAATACCGCCTTAGGTTCAGTTGCATTAATGACCAATAGTAGTGGAAATAACAATACTGCATTAGGCACAGTTGCCTTAACGAGTAATACAACAGGTGCTAATAATACGGCTTCAGGGGCGGGTGCCTTACAAAAAAACACTACAGGTTACGAAAATACTGCAGTAGGTTCTAATGCGTCTGCTTCGAACACAACTGGTTATTCAAATATAGCTGTTGGTACAGATGCATTGTATAACAATTTAGACGGGCATGATAACACCGCATTTGGTGGCTCCGCCTTGTTAAATAATACAAGTGGACCAGGAAATATGGCATCGGGTAATCTAGCCCTTAGACTTAACACAACAGGAGCTAATAATACGGCTTCGGGAACTATTGCTTTGCAAAATAATACGACAGGTAGTTATAACACAGCGTTGGGTTATAATTCAGGCCCTTCAACTGGAAACCTAAATAACGCAACTGCGATTGGCGCAAATGCAATTGTTAATGCCAGTAATCAAATTGTATTGGGTGATAATAGTATATCCTCACTTCGGTGTAATGTGCAAACTATCTCTACTCTTTCCGATAAACGTATTAAAGAAGACATTCGGGCTAATGTTCCAGGACTGAATTTTATAATTAAGCTTAACCCTGTTACTTATCATATTAACAAGCTTAAGGAAGCTAAGTTATTAAGTTATTCGGTAAGCAATATTAAAGATGATACTGTTTTGCACAGCGGTTTTTTGGCTCAGGATGTTGAAGCGGCAGCTAAAGAAGTAGGCTATGATTTCGAAGGTGTCCGTCAGGAAGAAGGTGGTAGGTATTACACCTTGGGCTATACTCTGTTTGTCATGCCATTAGTTCAAGCGGTAAAAGATCTTAACGCTGAAGTAGAAAAACTTAAAGATAAAGTGCTTGCAAATGAAATGGCATATAAACAATTAGCCGATCAGGTTAAACGAATGCAGAATTTGATTGGGGTATCGCAGGAGGAAAAAAGTGCAAAAAATGGAGGAAATAATAAAATACCCCGTTAA
- a CDS encoding capsule assembly Wzi family protein, protein MRFLFLLIWYGVFTIANCTLIYGQRINQYQIEIGTLASSGQTPFWLRANQYGTVPLLNPVLRLNANIHSEYRPIDTAGYRPKLDWGYGLNIVTTAGKVNQFLIPEAYVKGRLGAFELYIGRRKEIVGLVDTLLTTGAYAWSGNALPIPKIQIGLPTYTAIPFTKGVVSIMGAFAHGWFENSDRLVTGSYLHQFYVYGRIGKPSWRFRLYGGFNHEVIWAGQADPTVLGPIVAVDGKLPSNIRYFPAVAFGTRGADYTNDKSITSFEDNRIGNHLGSLDLAADIDLNNLNLYVYRQFPYDDGSLFYGTNLEDGLNGLRVRNRQRPTGSNFFVRQITFEYMFTGSQGGDVFIIDDPKRRGRDDYFNHSQFIDGWTYFGRTIGTPFLTPQQEVNPSLPPRYGIANNRVSVYHMGLSALVFNKVDMTARLSFSKNAGTYAVPYLTIPSQFSGLLTAAIPLNVFGGTVLNGSIAVDAGDLLPNSVGAYIGLRKSGVLSGKRSVIISPRRGF, encoded by the coding sequence ATGAGATTTTTGTTTTTACTAATTTGGTATGGAGTGTTTACTATTGCCAATTGTACATTAATCTATGGCCAGCGAATTAATCAATATCAGATAGAAATAGGAACCTTGGCTTCATCTGGCCAGACTCCATTTTGGTTACGGGCAAATCAATATGGGACTGTTCCTCTTCTGAATCCAGTTTTAAGACTGAATGCTAACATCCATTCTGAATATCGGCCTATAGATACTGCTGGTTATAGACCAAAACTTGATTGGGGTTATGGTTTGAATATTGTTACTACTGCTGGAAAGGTAAATCAATTTTTGATTCCAGAAGCGTATGTAAAAGGTCGTTTAGGTGCTTTTGAATTGTACATTGGTCGTCGGAAAGAGATTGTAGGATTGGTTGATACACTTCTAACAACGGGTGCTTACGCTTGGTCAGGAAATGCCCTTCCTATACCTAAAATTCAAATTGGTCTGCCTACTTACACTGCTATTCCGTTTACCAAAGGTGTAGTGTCTATAATGGGTGCTTTCGCGCATGGCTGGTTTGAGAATTCTGATCGATTAGTAACAGGGTCCTACCTACATCAATTTTACGTTTATGGTCGAATAGGGAAACCTTCATGGCGTTTTAGGCTGTATGGAGGGTTTAATCATGAAGTAATATGGGCGGGGCAGGCTGATCCTACTGTATTGGGGCCAATTGTTGCTGTCGACGGAAAATTGCCGTCAAATATCCGGTATTTTCCCGCAGTTGCTTTTGGGACGAGAGGAGCTGATTATACTAATGACAAAAGCATTACTTCATTTGAAGATAACCGCATTGGTAACCACTTAGGCTCGCTTGACCTTGCCGCTGATATAGATTTAAATAATTTGAATCTCTATGTATATCGGCAATTTCCATATGACGATGGCTCCTTGTTTTATGGAACAAATCTTGAAGATGGTCTGAATGGGCTACGCGTAAGGAATCGGCAACGGCCAACTGGATCGAACTTCTTTGTACGGCAAATTACCTTTGAATATATGTTCACTGGTAGCCAAGGTGGAGATGTGTTTATCATTGATGATCCAAAGCGTAGAGGCCGAGATGATTATTTTAATCACAGCCAGTTTATCGATGGCTGGACTTATTTTGGCCGTACTATAGGGACCCCTTTTCTAACCCCACAGCAAGAAGTCAATCCATCATTGCCACCCCGATATGGCATTGCTAATAATCGGGTTAGTGTTTACCATATGGGTCTGAGTGCGTTAGTTTTCAATAAAGTGGATATGACGGCCCGTTTATCATTTAGCAAAAATGCAGGCACTTATGCAGTCCCTTATCTTACAATTCCATCGCAATTTTCAGGATTACTTACAGCAGCTATACCACTAAATGTATTTGGTGGAACAGTACTAAATGGTTCCATCGCCGTTGATGCTGGTGACCTGCTACCGAATAGTGTAGGCGCTTATATTGGTTTGAGAAAGTCGGGCGTATTAAGTGGCAAACGTTCCGTAATTATTTCTCCTCGTCGAGGGTTTTAA
- a CDS encoding TMF family protein: MKKTLLILSCCSLALTGVAQTNYVATTPSSATPGSDNTLVGVGAGNQNMSGASNLFIGRGTGIQNMAGTKNAFLGASAGNQNTSGQDNSFVGYSSGFSNSTGARNTFVGSNAGYTNGVGYNNAFIGYNAGYSNTQGNYNAFFGSGAGYVNTQGSNNTFIGADAGSANTTGIGNTYLGSLAGSGGSTVSQNTFVGANTGTTNTGTANTFIGYQAGLNNQSGGFNVFVGSLAGTNNTTGLGNLFLGQQAGGSNSIGNYNLFMGNSSGSSNTSGLGNTAIGDGALLHNTTGQHTTAIGRYAGVNSNGDYNLLMGFAADVASTSATITNAVAIGAYAQVNKSNSIVLGNGTNVGIGTSAPANKLEVVSSTTNTSGLRLTNLKSTSPATILSANKFLTVDTNGDVVLGSTTGSARIAADDANWAIDGDNLRNGNTGGVVIGPGVAQTPVGYRLYVADGILTEKVKVAIKSTDAWSDRVFDQGYKLRNLQEVETFINREKHLPGIPSAAEVVKEGVDVGQMQSKLLEKVEELTLYVIELKKQNDALKQKSAQLEQRVNKLQPKARK, translated from the coding sequence GTGAAAAAAACATTACTAATACTTAGTTGCTGTTCGTTGGCCTTGACCGGAGTTGCCCAAACGAATTATGTGGCTACTACACCATCATCAGCTACGCCTGGTTCTGACAATACTTTAGTAGGAGTAGGCGCTGGCAATCAAAACATGAGTGGTGCCAGTAACCTATTCATTGGTCGTGGGACAGGTATACAAAATATGGCAGGCACCAAGAACGCATTTTTGGGTGCTTCTGCTGGTAACCAAAACACATCTGGCCAAGACAACTCATTCGTAGGTTATAGCTCAGGATTTAGTAATAGTACTGGAGCTCGGAATACATTTGTTGGGTCAAATGCAGGTTATACCAATGGAGTGGGATATAATAATGCATTTATAGGTTATAATGCGGGTTATTCTAATACTCAGGGTAACTATAATGCTTTCTTTGGTAGTGGAGCTGGTTATGTCAATACGCAGGGAAGTAATAACACTTTCATCGGGGCTGATGCGGGAAGCGCTAACACCACTGGCATTGGTAATACCTATTTAGGTTCATTGGCAGGTTCTGGAGGAAGTACGGTTTCGCAAAACACATTTGTCGGAGCAAATACAGGTACGACTAATACAGGTACAGCAAATACTTTCATTGGTTATCAGGCTGGTCTAAATAATCAATCTGGTGGTTTCAATGTATTTGTTGGTTCATTAGCCGGAACAAATAACACTACTGGACTTGGTAATCTATTTTTAGGCCAGCAAGCAGGTGGCAGCAATAGTATTGGCAACTACAACTTATTTATGGGAAATAGTTCTGGTAGTTCAAATACGTCTGGATTAGGTAATACTGCCATTGGCGATGGCGCTTTGTTACATAATACCACTGGCCAGCATACTACAGCCATTGGCCGATATGCAGGTGTTAATAGTAATGGCGACTATAATCTATTAATGGGGTTTGCAGCAGATGTGGCCTCTACTTCAGCTACAATCACTAATGCAGTAGCTATTGGGGCTTATGCGCAAGTAAATAAAAGTAATAGCATTGTACTAGGTAATGGAACCAATGTAGGTATTGGCACATCTGCTCCAGCGAATAAATTGGAGGTGGTGAGCAGCACCACGAATACATCTGGCTTACGATTGACAAATCTTAAATCAACGAGTCCTGCAACAATTTTGAGCGCAAATAAATTTTTGACAGTTGATACCAATGGTGATGTAGTACTAGGCAGTACCACAGGTTCAGCTCGAATAGCAGCCGATGACGCAAACTGGGCTATTGATGGTGATAACTTGCGTAATGGTAACACTGGAGGTGTTGTTATAGGACCTGGAGTAGCGCAAACCCCAGTCGGTTACCGTTTGTATGTTGCCGACGGTATATTAACAGAAAAAGTAAAAGTAGCCATAAAAAGCACCGACGCATGGTCAGACCGAGTATTTGATCAAGGGTACAAGTTGCGTAATTTACAAGAAGTCGAGACATTTATCAACCGTGAAAAACACCTGCCAGGTATACCTTCAGCCGCGGAAGTTGTCAAAGAAGGTGTAGATGTTGGACAGATGCAGTCGAAATTGCTAGAGAAAGTTGAGGAGTTAACACTTTATGTAATCGAATTAAAGAAGCAAAATGATGCTTTGAAACAAAAAAGTGCTCAATTAGAACAGCGAGTTAATAAACTTCAACCTAAAGCCCGTAAATAA
- a CDS encoding TMF family protein, which translates to MRPTIYYLIVLCLYIKNIQALGQIIDVPAGSPLTINSDINLPTGYSLKYNAQTILRGPVAGSFNTYLGIESGNSTQGTQNTFIGYQTGFSNTGGANTFLGYLTGRSNTSGTGNTFLGNQAGNANTTGQANVFLGSQAGFNNTTGTGNLFLGQQAGYSSIGSYNLFMGNAAGSGTTTGLGNTAIGDGALLHNTTGQHTTAIGRYAGVNSNGDYNVLIGFAADVNSGNTGITNAVAIGAYTQVNQSNSIILGSNARVGIGTSAPQNKLEITQGTANQSGLRLTNLTSNSPASALNQNKFLSVNSSGDVILVSSGSARLSAELWTASGEYVQTTNGEGVIIGSKMSRTPTGYKLYVEDGILTEKVKVAVKNTADWSDFVFKATYKLQPLKQVEQYIRKHEHLPGLPSALEVVSHGLDVAKMDAQLLKKIEELTLYSIQLEKANQEQQAINRQQQLVNQRLQAEIEKLKKRFN; encoded by the coding sequence ATGAGGCCTACTATTTACTACCTTATCGTTCTTTGCCTATATATAAAAAATATACAGGCATTGGGACAGATTATTGATGTACCTGCGGGAAGTCCATTAACTATAAATAGTGATATTAACCTTCCCACAGGTTACTCATTAAAGTATAATGCGCAGACAATTCTTAGGGGACCAGTCGCTGGGTCTTTTAATACGTATTTAGGAATTGAATCAGGCAATAGCACACAGGGAACCCAGAACACATTCATTGGTTATCAGACAGGGTTTAGTAATACAGGTGGAGCAAACACTTTTTTAGGATATCTGACAGGTCGATCTAATACCTCTGGCACAGGTAATACCTTCTTAGGTAATCAGGCAGGTAATGCAAATACCACCGGTCAAGCTAATGTCTTCCTTGGTTCGCAGGCAGGTTTTAATAACACCACAGGTACAGGTAATCTATTTTTAGGCCAGCAAGCGGGCTATAGTTCCATTGGATCTTATAATCTCTTTATGGGAAATGCCGCCGGCAGTGGAACCACTACCGGATTAGGTAACACTGCTATCGGCGATGGCGCTTTATTACATAATACTACTGGCCAACACACTACAGCCATTGGGCGATACGCAGGTGTTAACAGTAATGGCGACTATAATGTGTTAATTGGGTTTGCAGCTGACGTAAATTCAGGGAATACGGGAATTACAAATGCAGTTGCTATTGGAGCATATACTCAGGTGAACCAAAGTAATAGTATTATACTAGGGAGTAATGCTAGAGTAGGTATTGGCACATCTGCCCCTCAAAATAAATTAGAAATTACTCAGGGTACAGCCAACCAATCAGGCTTACGGTTAACTAATTTAACCAGCAACTCACCAGCGAGCGCTTTAAATCAGAATAAGTTTCTAAGCGTAAATTCTAGTGGTGATGTGATTTTGGTTAGTAGTGGGTCGGCCCGATTGAGTGCAGAATTGTGGACAGCCTCTGGAGAATATGTACAGACTACTAATGGAGAAGGCGTAATTATTGGTAGCAAGATGAGTCGAACTCCAACTGGTTATAAATTATACGTAGAGGATGGTATTCTTACAGAAAAGGTAAAAGTGGCGGTGAAAAATACTGCTGACTGGAGCGACTTTGTATTTAAAGCTACCTACAAGCTTCAACCTCTAAAGCAAGTGGAGCAATACATTCGAAAGCATGAGCACTTACCAGGTTTGCCGTCAGCTTTGGAAGTAGTTAGCCATGGGCTAGATGTGGCTAAGATGGATGCTCAACTGCTGAAGAAAATAGAAGAGCTAACCTTATATAGTATTCAATTGGAAAAGGCTAACCAGGAGCAACAAGCGATCAATAGACAACAGCAATTAGTGAACCAACGGCTTCAGGCGGAAATAGAAAAGCTGAAGAAGCGCTTTAATTGA